The Pandoraea oxalativorans DNA segment GGGCGAGTGTTGACGAGGACTCTCACGACATCCGCAGCAGCCTGGGCGCGTTCGCTCGAAGAAAACAACTCCCAGCCTTCCTTGCCCGCTTTCATCGGCGCGGCATGCAACTTTAATTCGCGGCCAGCGCGCCGTTCGAAAGGCTCGGCAATTGCATCCAGCTCGCGCTCGAGCCAATGGGTCTGCCGTTCGAATACAGAGACACCCGTGAGCACAAAGAAGGGGGTGTTCAAATCGCCAGGCGATCCCGACTCGTCCAGATACGTCAGATACATTCCCACCCCATATGGAAACGAAAACGGGCTGCCGAAGCAGCCCGTCATATATTGGGTAAGCCAGGTGGAGCAATCGTCCAACGCGTCGCAACTTCACGGCACTCCCGACTCGAGGAAGATACTAACAAGTGCAAGTCTTTTGGGCTAGTTTTTCCTGGCCTCCCCGATTGATGAGTGTCGGTGGGGCGAAGGGTTGCCGTCGCCGGGGCTCGAGTGCCGGCAGCGTTTGGTCCTTAGCCCTTGGCACATGGAGAAGGGGAGGGCCGACGGGGAGGGCAGCGCCAGGCGTGGGGCAGCGGGCGGGACGGCGCGATACAGGGTGACGCCCCCCGGGGATCACCCAAGACGCCCTGGCGACGCCCCCGCGCCGTGCGCCGTGCGCCGTGCGCCGTGCGCCGTGTCGCCCCCCGACCCTCGCAAACCCACGCCTCGCCGTCGTCTCGAGCGCGGCCGCAGGGCAAACGAGCGCAAACGCGGGCGGCAGGTAATTTTTTTGGGCGCGAGTTCGCGCGCAAAAGTGGCCCATGTCATAACCCGAGTTATAGACAGAGCTAAATTTAATCCATTGGGGCCGCAGATCGCGGTTTTGTGGGTCGGCTCGCGAGACGCGCTGAGCGTGAGGCCCGCCGCGGACCCACCCGCGAGCCGCTTTTGCCCGCGTCGTCGGGCGGGTAGCGGAGATCGGTAGACAGTCGCCCCCAGTAGGGCACCTCCGATGGCCTGCCTCGGACCGGCAGGCCGTGCCGTTCGCCCATTGATGAAAAATTATCCTCAACAGACGATTTGCAGGACCCGAAACTACTGGCCGCTGCTCGTCGGTGACTGCGATGCCGAATAGGCCACGATCGTCCATTGGACGGCTGTGCGGGGGCGACGCCCCGCGGTGCCCGGCCGACGTCACTATCGGGTCGGCTATGCGAAATTTGGGCGAGCGCTTCGCGCCGCGCGCAGCCCAACCGTGTCGCGAGCTGAATCACGTGCGTCAACGCCGCAGCGCATCGAAACGGCGAGCACATGTACGCCAACCCGTTACTGCTCCGGGCGGGCTTAGCGACGCGCCCCCTCAATATCTTGTCGCTATTCTCGACCATCTCTTCAGGCGTTCACCTGATGTCGGCCTTGCTTTGCACGCGGAAAATGATGGCAAACCGTCAAGCACCGCGTGACCGTAAAAACGCCGGGACGCCTCCATTCGCGCGTTCTCCCCGCTCAAGCCACTCACCTCGAGGAGTCTCGCCGTTATGCCAACTTTGGGAGAACTCATCAGCCCGAGATTAACGAAAAGCCCTGCGGGCCCCGCGTCCACAGAGCCGAACGACCTCGTCATCGACCCACAGTACACCAACGCACTCGACACGTTATCGGAAGCGCTGGTTGCGTTGGAGGATGACATCAATCGGTCTGTGAAAAACGATTTTGATTGCGGAGGATTGCGTCGTTGTAACGAAACAATCGCCGAGTTGAAAGCACAGTGCACGCAACCTGCGGTGAAACGCGACGCCCTAGTCACCTCCCTGGCGAGCGTGGCGGCATCTGTAGAGGATGTGCGACAAGAAGTACAGACCAGAAAAGACACGCTGGCGCCAGGCGTGGCGGAGAGGTTACTCGGGAAGCTGGGTATCCTATTGGGCATATTGGTCGGCGTAGCTGTCTTCACCGCTGCACCCTATTTGGCGCCAGGCGCGGCAATACTGGGCGTGGCCAAAGCGGGGGCGGCGAGCACGCTCGTGGCAAGCGTCATCGGGCAGGGCTGGGCGATGGCTCGCGCGAACAAGTACCAAAATGTTGCGGAAATTGAGTCCCAGCTGGAAACCATGAGAACCGCGATGATTCGCGCGGAAGCCGAGTGCACCATGGTGGGTATTAAAGCGGCTTTAAAAGATGATCAACAAGCTTTAACCTGTTTTGACTCACTGCTCGATATCCCTGACGTTGACAAGCCCCCGGGCAGCGTTGCCCCACCCAAGATCATCGTGAGCGGCGATACTGACGGCAGTACACTGCGCGCGATTTTGCTTGGCATTCAGGCCGGCGTGATCCACCTAAAAACCGATGCAGGCCGGGCACTGCTATGCCGCCTTCTTAAGGCAGAAGCTGCAGCGGCGGCGCAGATTAACGCTGAAGGTACTCCGCTCAAGGATTTTCAGACAAATGAAGATTATCAAAAAGACCTTGCGGATCTGGAAAACCATCTGGATTTCCGCCGAGGCGTCACGGAACTCATATTTGTTGGCGATGTTTGCCACGATCGTTATTCTTTAAATAAAGATGTGGATTTCTCAATACGTGAGAAGATGCATGACTGCGGTGTTATTTACATTTTCGGCAATCATGACGATCCTCGAGTGCTGCAGCCTTATAGAAGACCGGATCGGCCAAATGCTTTAGATGATATGTTCGGAGAGTACGCGAAGAATGGCATGACCATCGACGCCATGGAAGCCCACGCAAAAGAAATATTCTGGCGGCGAGCTTACTGGTCGGAGTCCACGCAAACATTGATCACGCATCAAGGCTTGGAACCGGGGCCGGGCGGCACATTAAAGCACCCAGACGGGTATTTCCGCGCCGACAAATACAAGGGCAAGGGAAAAAAACTTGCTGACGATATTAACGCAAGGAAAGGCATCAATCTTGTCAAGAAAAATAACGATTATACCTTTGAGGAAAGAATGATGGTTCTGGATAGATTCTTTCAACATCCAGATTCATCTTTGTATAAAGCACGGGGAATTATTCCTTTTCCTGAACGAATGCCAAGCTACAATTGCCCAGTGCCAGGGATTCCTTGGTACCAAAATTTGAATAAAACGAAAAAGGGCCATGAGGAGTGGCCAGCGTTTTTAGAATGGGCGAAAACCACTGACGAGATCGATTGGCGTGTTTGCGCACGATTGGCCGAAGACTGGCAGGCTCAGATTCATATCCAAACAGCCTGCCGACCTAGCCACGACCATATGACCTACCTTGGCGGTCTGATACAGGGCCGTGCGGTGCGAGGTCACGAGGGAAAAACTGTGCTCGGCGACGTCGCGGTGGACTTAAATGCGCGGGCTGGAGCTGACGGCAGACAAGTTAAGGCCAGCGCTGCCGCATTTTACGGTCCGCGCCCCCTCGCTCGCCTCCCTCCCCCTGTACACGGCTACGCGTGAACCGAGCAAGGATCTGTGAAGCACCCCGTCCCCCATCTTCACATTATCCTTGAGCGTCGGCCTATTGCGACAAAACGTTGCTGACGCCTTGCTCTCAACTCCGGCACTATCTGCTGAGAAATCCGCGGTTTGCATTCGAAAGCTCGTTGGCTTCAGTCAGGCAAACACGACTTCGATGCTTCCTGCGGTTGCCCGGGCAGGGCCGACGGCAATTTGTATGTCGCGCCCGAGCGCTGCCAAGCATTCCATGAGTCGCGCTTCGCTGACCCCGCGAAACTGGCCACGAAGTATATTCGACAGCTTCGGCCGAGGGATGCCGAGAACGGTTGCGGCTTGTTGCTGCGTCCAATCGCGCGCGGCGATGATTTCCGCGATTTTGGACACCAATTGAGCTTTGACGAGCATTTCATCAGCGTCGCCCGCGCCGATGTCAGCATAAATATTGCCCGTGGATTTCTCAATCTCCATCATTGGCTCCTTTAGCGTGATGCTCAGCCGCGCGCAGGCGATCACGGATCAAGTCCATATCAGGTTTCGGCGTTGCAATGCCTTTCATTGATTTCTTTTGGAAGCAATGTAGGACATAGACCGCATTGCCAAATTTCACGGTATAGACAGCGCGGTACGTGCCGTGTTCGTCACGGCTCGACCATCTCAATGACGCCGGCCGAGCCGAAGCCTTTTAGCACCTTTGCGTCGACGTGGATGTCACCGAACTGTGCCAGGTGCAATGCGTAGTCGAACGTGTCCTGAATGTCGGCGGGCATCGCCTTCAAATCCTTCTTCGCCGAAGCAATCCAGTAGAGAGGGTTTTAGCGTGGGATCCATTTTCCATTTGTGCCCAAAGAGGTACATTTTGGCAAGCGGAATTTACGCGTTTCCGTTACACGGCCCTTCTTCCTGCCACGTCTAACCGGGGCAGGAAAGCTGGCGCGGCGGGGGGAGACGGTGCCGCCAGCGCGGCCCGTCGTGGAGGGGTGCCTGCGCGCGTTCAATAAGAATGGTTCTCAGCCATGCATTTACAGTACTACACTACTCTATAGTGTGGTTTTTCTGCTTTTATTCTGGCGTTTTGCTTTACCTCTGATCTAAAATCCCGGCAGATCAACCACTTAACGAAGCCTTGGGCTTTGGCGACCCACCATGACGCAGCCCGCAGGCGGGAAGCAGAACGACAACCCGGCGGTGGCCGACGTCACCGATGTGGCGTCGCGTGCAGCGCCGGCGTCAGCGGCCAAGGCGCCCGACAGTGAGTGTGTGTCGCGGGCGGTGCGGGGCAGGGCACGGACGCGCGCCGAGTGGGAGCGGCGCGAACATCTGGGGATCGACCACTTCGCGTTCTTCCGCGGCTACCTTGAGCGTTTGCCGCTCGACAAGCTCGCCGACCAGTATCTCGAAACCGGGCTCGATCTGCGCATGGCGCGCTCGACGCTGCTGTGGATTCAGGCACGGTTGATTGCCGGGGCCCGGCGCGCGCAGGACTACCGTGCGGCACGGTTGCTGGCGATCGCACCCGAGCAGCTGGTGCTGGTGACCGATGCCTCCGCGAGCGGCGGCTCGGCAACGGCAGCGGCAACGACAACGCCGCAGGCGGTGAGCGCGCGCCGTCCGAGCCTCGACGAGTTCGCCGAAGAGCACGATCCGAATGGCTTCTACAGTCAGCGCGAACTGCTCGAGCTGTTTGCCGAGCATCACCCCGAGGCGAAACCGGACCGGCGTGCCGAGCGCAATGAGCGCCTGCGGCGCCGTCAGGTTGCCGCACTGCGTGCGCTACAGACGCTGCTGGCGGTGGCACCGGCGCAGCACCATCACTGCGCGGGCTGGTTTCACCCGGCGCTCGCGCGCCGCCTCGAGCACGCCGGCATCATCGATTTGGCCGATCTGTTCGACGTCATCACCCACCGCGGCCCACGCTGGTACACGCGCGTGCGCGGCCTGGGCGAGACCGGCGCAAAGCGTCTGCAGCAATGGCTCGCGGATCACGCTGATGCTCTGAAGCGCACGCTGCCAGCATATGCGCTCACGCCGCGTCGCCAGCTGACCCACGAAGCACGTCGCGCCGCACGCCAGCAAGTCGATGGCGTAGCACCGCTGGAGTGGCTGGTATGGCCCGATTTCGCCCGCGCGCACCCGGCAAGCGGGGATGTCACGAGCGCGCTGGCCGGCGACGCGTCGCCCTGGCCAGAGCGGCAGACCGTTGCCGACGGCCTGGACGGCATCGACGGCACCGCGAGTAGGGGCGCAATGGTGCCGATCGGTGCCCCGGCCCCCCGGGTCGCCGCGATGGCGCCCGAGCGGCAGACCCGCGCGGGCAGCGACGTCGAGGCGGTCAAAGCGTGGCTTGCCGCGATGGCGGCGGGGCTGAGTCCGACGACGGTCCAGTCCTACCGACAGCACGCCGAGCGGCTGCTGAACTGGCTGGCGTTCGTGCGCCAGCGGCCCCTTGCCGCGATGACCGTGGAAGACTGCACTGCGTATCGTGCCTTTCTCGCGGACCCGCCTGCACACTGGATTGTGCCGCGCGGCACCGCCCGCTTTACCCGCGCTTGGCGACCGTTCTCCAAGCCGCTTGAGGAGCCGAGCGTGCGTCTGTCGATGACGGTATTAAGGCGCATGTGTTCGTGGCTGTGCGCGGCGCAGTACCTGCGCTTTAACCCGTTTGCGCTGATGGCGAGGCCGCGCGGCGATGCCTTTGACACGCTGCACGTCGAGCGGGTGCTCACCGATGGGGTGTGGGACGCGCTCGAGGCGTACTGGCGCCCACGCGCCATTCACGATGCGTCGGCCGAGCGCACGCTGTTTGCGCTGCAACTCGCGCGCACCACCGGGCTGCGGCTCGCGGAGTTGGCGCGCGCCACAGTCGGCGATCTGCGCTGTACGGTACTGTCCAGTGACCGTGGCGGCAGCGGTGGTACGGTGCTTTGGAGCCTGTCCGTCCTGGGCAAGGGCCGCAGACGTCGTGAGGTCGAGCTGGCCGGATCGCTCGTGCGGCGCATCGAGGCGCACCTGAACGGGCGAGGCATTGCTGCCGCGCAGGGCAGCACGTTACGGCAGATCGTGGCCGAGCCGGCGCTGGCCGGGGTCGCACTGATCGGGCGTCTGCCGGGAGTCCGTCCGCCGCGCACACAGGCCGCCGCCAGCGCAGCGAATGGCGGGACGACAGCAAAGGAGGAACAGGAAACGATAGTAGAAAAACCAGTGAAGCGTGGCATGTCGCTGCACGCGCCGCTCACGCCCGGCGCCTTGCGTCAAGTCATTGAGCAGGGCTATCGGGGCGCTGCGCGCACAATTGCGCAGCAGCAGGCCGACGCGGCCGGGACGGTGGCGATGCTGAGCCGCGCCACACCGCACTGGCTGCGTCACACCTTCGGTACGCACGCGCTCGAACACGGCGCGGCCCTCGAAGTCGTGCAACAGCTGATGGGGCACGCGAGCATCGCCACCACCTCGAAATACCTGCATCCGGAGAAACGCCGGCGCGCGGCCGATATGGACAAGGTGTTTGGTAGTTAATCGGGCAGGTGTTTCAGCGTCTGTCTTCACATTCCTTAGCCGGACCCCGCACGAAGTGGGCGACGTGCTCCTGTCGTGCGGACTGATTCGAGAAGAAGTGAGCCTGCCGCCAGCGCTGCGTATACCTAAGAGGGGCACTGTCACGTTATCCGTAAGTTCGCGTAGGGGTGCCCTCAAGAAACGGATTTTTTCGTACGCTAAGACTTCGCCGTGGTCGATTTTGCGGCGCGCAGCGGTCTGAAGCGCCCCTTGGCAACACGTTTGTTGGCATGCCATACGTAGTCGCCGGTCAGGTTGATGTGATTCCAGCCGAGCGGCGCGACGTGCGGGATCAGACTCTCGTCGACCTCGCGCTGCTGCCGCAAGGCGGCAATTGAACGTTCCAGATACACTGTGTTCCACAGCGTGATCGCAGCCACAACCAGATTCAGGCCGCTGGCCCGGTAGCGCTGGTTCTCATACGAACGGTCCCGTATCTCACCTAGACGATAGAAGAACACCGCCCGCGCCAGAGAGTTTCGGGCCTCGCCCTTGTTCAGCCCGGCGGACACGCGCCGACGCAGCGCCGGATCCTGGAGCCACTTTAGCGTGAACAGTGTACGTTCGATGCGACCGAGCTCGCGCAAGCCGGCAGCCAGACCATTCTGCCGGGGATACGCGCTCAGCTTGCGCAGGATGAGCGAAGCTGTCACCGTACCTTGCTGGATGGATGCAGCCAGGCGAACTGCCTCCGGGAATTCCCGTTCGATCAGTTTCCGGCTGATCGAGCCGCCGATCAGCGACGACAGCGCCGGCCAGTCGCCCGGCTTGCCGGGCACATACAGGTTCTTGTCCGCCAGATCCGCGATGCGTGGCGCGAACTCGAAGCCAAGGAAGGGGCACAGCCCAAACACGTGATCGGTGAAGCCTGCAGTGTCCGTATAGTGTTCCTCGATGCGCAACTCAGACTCGTGATACAGCAAGCCGTCAAGCACATGCGTGGCGTCCCGCACGGGGGAATTGATAACCTTGGTGTGGAACGGCGCGTACTGATCGGAGATATGCGTATAGAACAGTACGCCTGGTTCGGTGCCATATTTCGCGTTCCGATATCCTGCAGCTTGGCCGTGGCCACCGGCACGGAATCGCTGACCATCTGACGAAGAGGTGGTGCCTTCGCCCCAGTACGCGGCGAAGGGCAAGCCATGCTGATAGTTGACCAGCTCAGCCAGCCCTTTCTGGTAGGTTTCGTCGCGGATATACCAGGCTACCAGCCATGATAGTTTTGCGGCGCTCGTGCCAGGACAGGCGTCGGCCATTTTTTCGAGGCCAAGGTTGAATGCGTCAGCGAGAATGGCAGTCAGTAGTAGCGTCCGGTCCGGCGGCTCAGCCTCGCTTTTCAGGTGCGTGAAGTTCCGCGTGAAATCGGTCCACTGATCGACCTCGAGCAACAGATCCGTGATCTTCACGCGGGGCATCAGGTCATAGGCCTGCTGCGTAAGAGTGTCTGCCTCCGCCGGCGTCGCGTCATCCAGTGACGTGATCTTGAGCCCCTTGTCGTTCAGTTCGACGTCCGGCAAAACGCCAGCCGCCGCGAGCCGTGCAGTTTCATCGAGTGCTTCGCGCAAGCGCTCGATCCTGTCGTCAAGATAGCGTGTTGCCGACGTGTCAATCGCCAGCCCGAGCCGGCTTTCCCGCTGCTGTTCGTCGAACATC contains these protein-coding regions:
- a CDS encoding helix-turn-helix domain-containing protein, with product MMEIEKSTGNIYADIGAGDADEMLVKAQLVSKIAEIIAARDWTQQQAATVLGIPRPKLSNILRGQFRGVSEARLMECLAALGRDIQIAVGPARATAGSIEVVFA
- a CDS encoding phage integrase family protein, with the protein product MTQPAGGKQNDNPAVADVTDVASRAAPASAAKAPDSECVSRAVRGRARTRAEWERREHLGIDHFAFFRGYLERLPLDKLADQYLETGLDLRMARSTLLWIQARLIAGARRAQDYRAARLLAIAPEQLVLVTDASASGGSATAAATTTPQAVSARRPSLDEFAEEHDPNGFYSQRELLELFAEHHPEAKPDRRAERNERLRRRQVAALRALQTLLAVAPAQHHHCAGWFHPALARRLEHAGIIDLADLFDVITHRGPRWYTRVRGLGETGAKRLQQWLADHADALKRTLPAYALTPRRQLTHEARRAARQQVDGVAPLEWLVWPDFARAHPASGDVTSALAGDASPWPERQTVADGLDGIDGTASRGAMVPIGAPAPRVAAMAPERQTRAGSDVEAVKAWLAAMAAGLSPTTVQSYRQHAERLLNWLAFVRQRPLAAMTVEDCTAYRAFLADPPAHWIVPRGTARFTRAWRPFSKPLEEPSVRLSMTVLRRMCSWLCAAQYLRFNPFALMARPRGDAFDTLHVERVLTDGVWDALEAYWRPRAIHDASAERTLFALQLARTTGLRLAELARATVGDLRCTVLSSDRGGSGGTVLWSLSVLGKGRRRREVELAGSLVRRIEAHLNGRGIAAAQGSTLRQIVAEPALAGVALIGRLPGVRPPRTQAAASAANGGTTAKEEQETIVEKPVKRGMSLHAPLTPGALRQVIEQGYRGAARTIAQQQADAAGTVAMLSRATPHWLRHTFGTHALEHGAALEVVQQLMGHASIATTSKYLHPEKRRRAADMDKVFGS